AACTACACACAGCACTGAACCAAAGCCTTAAACTGTGGCAGAACGACGCCCTCTGTCTGACtaagcagcagcatcaccatTTTCTCCAGCCACAGTTGATAAACTCCGGGCTTTTCTATATGAACGTTAACCCACTTGCTCAAGCAGAACAGTATTCTAATGGGTGAGGGGATTTATGGTGAGGAGACTATTTAAATGAACTTCAGGGCATACTTATAACctaatacatacatatttataataacctaatacatacatatttataacCTATATACATGCACCTCTTGGGAAGGGGTAAGAGAACCAACTCAGTGCCCAGAATCAACATCACTGCCCCTCACAGTGCTGAACTCTTTGGCCTTTCTTTTGGCCTTTATATTTGTGATTCATTGGTTCATTCACTGATTCATTCATAAGACTTATCTATGAGAACACCTTCCCATCACACAGTAAGGTGGAAGCCCTCAACTCACCGATCTGACGCGTGTGGCCATTTCTCTGATGTTCTAATATTCACCtaattcctttatttaaaagaaaagggagaatatTATTTCATTCCCACCCTCAAGGCAGGCCCCACCGCTCACTGACACTGAGAAGCCACTTTGCCTCCTGTTTCCCATCGGTTCCTCCGTTCCCATCCCACAGATTCCTTTCAGTCTCACCTCCAGGTGACCCAAACCCCCCTCACACCCCCCTCACACCCTCCAGTCCCTTTTTCCACACCTCAGCCCCCAATTCCTCCCCCAATTCCTTCTTACCTCACCTCACCCCCCTCCTCACCTCCCCTCGCAGCGACCTCCCGACTCCaccccttttcccctttccaccAATCAGCGCGGCTTCTCTCCccaagccccgcccactcccgtacctcctccctcctcccctcccgCGAACCCTGGGCCGAGCATCGCGCCAGGCAGTTGCCGCCCGCTGATTGGCCGCTCGCCTTCTCACTTCAACCAATCGCCTCGACGAAAATCCGCCCCAACCTGTTGCTGACCAATAGCCACGCTTCGAGCTCCTCCCGCCCTCGGCTCTCCACCAATAAGAGAGATGGTTACCACAGCAGCGGCGTGGTGGTGGTAGCCAATGGGGAGAGGGAGCATTGAGCAGCGGCCTGACAGGACTGAGAGCCGCCGGGATGGTGAGTGcggcccagcccagcccaggcccagcccagcccagcccagcccagtccagcccagcccagcccagtcCAGCCCAGTCCAGTTCAGCCCAGTTCAGCCCAGTTCAGTTCAGTTNagttcagttcagttcagcccAGTTCAGCCCAGTCCAGTTCAGCCCAGTCCAGCTCAGTCCAGCCAAGTCCAGTTCAGTCCAGCCCAGTCCAGCCCAGCCCAGTCCAGTCCAGTCCAGCCCAGTCCAGCCAAGTCCAGTCCAGTCCAGTCCAGTCCAGTCCAGTCCAGTCCAGTCCTGCCCAGTCCAACCCAGCGGTGGGAGCGGGATTCGGACTGGGTTCTGCTCCAACCTCCTGGTCTGACGTccttttgctcttgttttgctATGCCAAGGCCTCCAGCTTCAAGAAGCCCTCGTTGGGAGCAGCGTCCCAGAGGAAGAAATCGAGTCCCAAACCAGAGCtgactgaagaacagaaacaagagaTCCGAGAGGCCTTCGATCTCTTTGACACGGATGGCACTGGGAACATAGATGTTAAGGAGCTGAAGGTGAGGCTTCCTATTGCTGAAAGCACAGCCTGGCACGGGTTATAAGTTGCCTTACACAGGGAAAGGACTTGTAGATGTATTTTCTGGAGTGAAACCCTTGTTTTGTATGACTAATAACTTATTTTGGCCTTACAGGTGGCCATGAGAGCACTGGGGTTTGAACCTAAGAAAGAAGAGATCAAGAAGATGATATCGGATATTGATaaggaaggaacaggaaaaatCAGCTTCAATGACTTCTTGGTGGTGATGACCCAGAAAATGGTATGTATGTTTTAGAAGCCGAAGAAGAGATTCTGACAATGGATGAATGGCTTTCACCTCCTCTTGGTTGTATGTTATtacaattttcattttgagtATTATATGTAGCATAAccaatgcttttctctttaaacttAAGGCTGAAAAAGATTCCAAAGAGGAGATTCTCAAAGCTTTTAAGCTCTTTGATGATGATGAAACTGGCAAAATCTCTTTCAAGAACCTCAAACGAGTAGCCAAAGAACTGGGTGAAAACCTTACAGATGAAGAGCTGCAGGTTTGTACCTGATATACGCAACTTTATGTTCCcctcacacagaatcacagaatgacccgggttggaagggacctcaaggatcatgtagttccaacccccctgcctggcagggccaccaaacatacacctttactagatcaggttgcccatgaccccgtccaacctggccttgaacacctccaaggacggggcatccacaacctccctgggcagcctgttccagggcctaaccactctcctagtgaagaaacaaagaaacaacattGCTTCTAACAGGTTCTGGTTGATACCAGGCAAAGCATTAGCAGGTGCACCAAAAATTGCATACAGAGAACTTATCCAGCTGGTGAAGGGACTCTGTAGCTATGTAGCATTTCTCAGGAAGCAGCTTAGAACTAAGAGATGTCTTCCCTATTCTGTCTGGCTCTTGTATGAGCCCCAGGGTGGCTCCACTGTGGGTGTACAAACAATTTGCCTGTGCTTCTTGGCCAGCCGCAgcccttcaccaggtgctcaatcaccagtTCAAGCTGTGACCTAACAGTTCCCCTGTACCATATAATGTACAAACACTCATTGTCAGCCTTTGCAAGTCGACGGTGTTTAAAGGTGCAGATTATCCTCATTGAATTGGAAGACAGTCACTGAGTGTTTGCGTGTTAGTTGGTTTCATGTTTAGTTTTAAACCCACGTAAACAGGAGAATAATGAAATTGTGGCTATTTGGAGAGCTGAAGCCTCTATCTCTTGAGAGTAAAGAGTGGGAATCTGTTTCTCAGTGGGGGAAGAAGCCACTTCAGGGGTCACTAAGGGTTTAGGGGAAGGCTCTCAGTTTTAGGTGCCATCCTCTAGCATTCCATGGGATCTTTACTCTTAACGTTGTCCTGTCCAAGGCTATTTACTAAAAAGTGATTGTAATTCTGAATTAATCTAACCCTTCTGACTCTACTCTGATTTCTGAACGCCAATATCTTTCAGGAAATGATCGATGAAGCGGATAGAGACGGGGACGGGGAAGTGAACGAGCAGGAATTCTTGAGGATCATGAAGAAAACCAGCCTGTACTGAAACTGAATGTTAGTGTTTTGCACACGTGTGTGTATGTCTGGTAGGTGCCTCACTCATCtccagcattttatttctgtgacgAGACCAGAGATGTTAAGTCAACGCTTTCTTTTAAACGGCTGATCTTAAACTTGTGTTTGTGGACCATTCCCAAGTGTTGGCCTGTTTACATGTAGCAACGTGGCTGCTTGTTCGTAAGGTGTTTATGCTGTTTTCCAGACAGAAATGGCAGTAATCAGATTCTTATCTCAGATCCTTATCTCACTGTAAGACACGTGTCCAATCATTACGGTTTGGTAAGGATAGAATTCcaaatataaaagcataaaGTTGTATTTCCCAGCTGTTGAAGTTTGTAGTTTTCTCTTTATATGATCTATTTGTGGGGATCAGCttttttttactctgttttaTGGTGATTattccctcctctccttttttattctgCTCGTAAAACGAGTGATAATGGATGTTTGCAGAAGCGTTCAGTGCTTTCGACTATAAGGTTGTACTTCAAATAAAAACGTCTTATTTTAAGCCGTATGAGTTGTGGAAAGGAGCATCCAGAAATACATTCCCACTGGTACAACATGGCCTGATCTTTGGGCAGGTAACAAAGGATTCTGATGGGTGTTTCAGAGTTGAAACCTGAAGTCTTCAGCAGGGCTCCAGTTACTGAATGCTTGGCTGGAGGGACAGAGTTACGCTATATTCTGCCTTTGAAGCGGCATCTGCCTGAGGTGAGAGAACTGCTGCAGTCTCTTGTGCCCCCGTGTGGCGATGGAGAAGACACACACAGGAAAACGACTGTCCCTCTCTCTGTTCGAGGCCTgtgctccatcccagctgctCTCCGGGATGTTCCGCATCCTTCCTGCTGGGAGACGGCGGCGTGACGGagcccccagctcccacccGTTCGGCTCCTCGTCGAATCAACACGCACGGTTTCCTTGACAGGCAGGTGTGATGGCCAACGGCAGCGCGGTTGCCGTGGAGTGGGGATAACTCACAACAATGGTGAGTTGTCCCCCCGCTGGGCATGTGCTGGATGCGGTGGGATGTGGCGGTGCTGTAAGCGGTCCCCGATAACCCCGGAGCtttctgctgcaggctgctggaaGCACGAAGGCTGCGGGGAAGGAGCCGGCCCCCACGATCCCGATCAGCGCTGAGCTACGGAAGCAGCTACGAGAAGCCTTTGACGTGTTCGACCCCGACGGCTCCGGAGTGATGGATGTCATGGACCTGAAGGCAGGAAGCCGTGAAAATGCAGGGTgaaaaggaagcacagagaGTGCAGTGAAGGCTGCGAGGTTTAGCAGCCCCTCCGTGTGTCCCTCTGCCCCACGAAGGGCCGCACTGCTGCCTCTCCTCATCTCTAATGGCTTTTACAAGGAGACAGGGTTGCTTTGTGACCGCAGATGCTCTCAGACCAAAATTACTTGTAGTCAAACATAGGTGACAGTCAGTAAACAGAAATGTTGCAAGTAGGGTTAATCATTCACAAGCACAAATAAGCCTAATAATTTACAACACCCCCCCTGCTGTGGAGCTGTTACAGAGCAATTAGTGTTTGCTGCCTATTGCTTTTGGATGGCTTGCTAGGCTGTCAGGCATTGCTGCTAGAACTCTGGCTTGTTATGCAGCTAGCAATCATGCAAGAATGGTGCTAGTGTTTTAGCTGGGTATTCTTAGGAGGTACAGAAGCCTTCCTTCTCCTTGGCACTTGCCTGCAGATCTTCCCTGCTAATTTTCCACAACCTTGTACTGCTGACATCAGacagctacagaacactgttCTCTAGGGGCAAAATGGAGGATGAATAGcttgctctgtgttttgtgcagccctttcctctctcttgcATTCATGCAGCGAGCAGGTAGTGTGTCAGAGGCTGTGACTTGAAAAATCACATCCTAGATCTCTAAAAGACCTTCACGTTCCAAGGATGgttattttcagaagtctgaTTTCAACAAcacttttttctgtttggcC
This region of Coturnix japonica isolate 7356 chromosome 4, Coturnix japonica 2.1, whole genome shotgun sequence genomic DNA includes:
- the CETN2 gene encoding centrin-2, producing MASSFKKPSLGAASQRKKSSPKPELTEEQKQEIREAFDLFDTDGTGNIDVKELKVAMRALGFEPKKEEIKKMISDIDKEGTGKISFNDFLVVMTQKMAEKDSKEEILKAFKLFDDDETGKISFKNLKRVAKELGENLTDEELQEMIDEADRDGDGEVNEQEFLRIMKKTSLY